The Nitrospira sp. genome contains a region encoding:
- a CDS encoding ChaN family lipoprotein, translating to MGTQFGFAASGKWKSAVMLGLLACLLTFTASCAVERHSNPGSSDGGWQPWQILETQTGRTLPFSEWIKDLERHDIVYLGEEHHNPSHIQAALKVLDQLVADGIDPTIGMEMFGWDGQQALDGYISTTQPVTNEFLEQVRWKQNWGGAFEDYAPLVTFARDHRISVRAMNPPKPLVRRVVKLGLDQAKQEPEWADWEILQEDIVDDPAYRERIVDQLRRCHGGTEEHYRTMYEASMVRDEGMAKTLAIRQEELRRAGGVRHIIVSYTGGGHVQYNLPVPKRVARRLGGAVKQVTVYMVSFDASRTDDVRALLREPIADYIWLTPMGKRQPSQPCR from the coding sequence ATGGGAACACAGTTCGGATTTGCTGCCTCTGGAAAGTGGAAGTCGGCCGTCATGCTGGGCCTGCTGGCCTGCCTTCTGACGTTCACGGCCAGTTGCGCGGTTGAGCGCCATAGCAACCCTGGCTCCAGTGATGGTGGATGGCAGCCCTGGCAAATTCTCGAGACCCAAACCGGTCGCACCCTTCCTTTTTCGGAGTGGATCAAGGACTTGGAGCGTCACGACATTGTGTATCTGGGGGAGGAGCATCACAACCCGTCCCATATCCAAGCCGCACTGAAAGTATTGGACCAACTGGTCGCCGACGGCATCGACCCGACGATCGGCATGGAGATGTTCGGCTGGGACGGCCAACAAGCACTGGACGGCTACATATCGACGACTCAGCCGGTTACGAACGAGTTTTTGGAACAGGTGCGCTGGAAACAAAACTGGGGTGGAGCGTTTGAAGACTATGCCCCGCTCGTCACGTTTGCTCGCGACCATCGGATATCTGTCCGAGCGATGAACCCTCCCAAACCGTTGGTTCGTCGCGTCGTCAAACTAGGGCTTGACCAGGCCAAACAAGAGCCGGAATGGGCCGACTGGGAAATACTTCAAGAAGATATCGTTGACGATCCTGCTTACCGGGAAAGGATTGTCGACCAGCTGAGGCGGTGCCATGGAGGAACCGAGGAGCACTACCGAACGATGTACGAAGCATCGATGGTTCGTGATGAGGGCATGGCCAAGACGCTGGCTATCAGGCAGGAAGAACTCCGACGTGCCGGCGGTGTCCGCCACATCATCGTAAGTTATACCGGAGGAGGCCATGTCCAGTACAACCTCCCCGTGCCGAAGCGGGTTGCCAGGCGTCTCGGAGGTGCTGTCAAACAGGTAACCGTCTATATGGTTTCGTTTGACGCAAGCCGAACGGATGACGTACGCGCGCTCTTGCGGGAACCCATTGCAGATTACATCTGGCTGACGCCTATGGGTAAGCGACAGCCTTCCCAACCCTGCCGGTAG
- a CDS encoding arylesterase: MLRAKRFHHILLPVFIMLLWTSTTEGVSSSTSDTRPRIVAFGDSLTAGLGVQADESYPAQLQRRLDHLNYQYRVINAGVSGDTTAGGLRRVPWILNNKPELVIVELGANDGLRGLSVDQTKNNLRQIVQRLLEAGTTVVLAGMKLPPNYGQDYTASFEAVFPAIAHEYHLPLIPFFLQGVGGSSSLNQADGIHPTKEGYEIIVEQVVNVLRPVLNERRQKS; encoded by the coding sequence ATGTTACGAGCCAAGCGATTTCACCATATACTCTTGCCGGTGTTCATCATGCTTCTCTGGACGTCCACGACCGAAGGCGTCTCCTCCTCAACCTCGGACACCAGGCCCCGCATCGTGGCCTTTGGAGACAGTCTCACCGCCGGACTCGGGGTACAAGCCGATGAGTCCTACCCCGCCCAACTCCAGCGCAGGCTGGATCACCTGAACTATCAGTACCGGGTGATCAATGCCGGTGTCAGCGGCGACACCACGGCCGGTGGATTGCGCCGCGTGCCGTGGATTCTCAACAACAAGCCTGAACTGGTGATTGTCGAATTGGGGGCGAACGATGGACTCCGGGGGCTCAGCGTCGATCAAACCAAGAACAATCTCCGCCAGATCGTTCAACGCCTGCTGGAGGCCGGCACGACCGTCGTCTTGGCCGGCATGAAACTACCGCCGAATTACGGACAGGATTACACCGCGAGCTTCGAAGCCGTCTTCCCGGCGATTGCCCACGAATATCACCTTCCCTTGATTCCATTCTTTCTTCAGGGGGTTGGCGGGTCGTCGTCACTGAACCAGGCGGACGGCATTCACCCGACAAAGGAAGGTTACGAGATTATCGTTGAGCAGGTGGTGAACGTACTCAGACCCGTGCTGAATGAGCGAAGACAGAAATCATGA